Part of the Verrucomicrobiota bacterium genome is shown below.
CGCGAGCCTCGAAGGCCGGGAGGAGATGTCAAGGCCGGCCTTTCATCGAAGGTGTGTCCCCGTGCATCCCGATGTTGTTGGTAGGGCGGGCCTGTCCGTGCCCGCCGCCCACTGGATGCAAAACATCATGCTCCGGCGGCGCGCCGGGACGGACGCGCCCTACCTGCATCACCGGCAACATCGGGATGCACCGGGTGTGTCCCGGTGCATTTGCAAGGGGGCGGAGCGAGCCGTTCACGGCGCTTCCGCACGCGCCAACCTGCCGCGGCGATCTCCTCCCGTTCCATGGCCCGCCCTGGGTGGATGCCTTGGCCCTGACAGCATCCTTGCCTGTTGAACTTGCCTTGCCCCGTTGAAGACACGCCCTGAAGCGGCTTGAACGCCGCGCGCATCACTGATGATCTATGGATGCACCGGGTGCGTCCAAAAGTTGAAAGGAGGACCCCGGCCTCCCTTCACCGGACACTCTTGTTTCCTTGCTTTGAGGGATCGCGGAAAAAGAGGAGGAACACCACCAGCACTCCGACCGAGAGATACGCGGGAGTGAGCCAGATTTCTCTCCAGTGGTGACCGACGACCTGTCCGGTGGCGTCGGTGATCCCATGCATGGCCAGCACCTTGCCGGAAAGCATCGTGCCGACGAAGGCGCCCACGCCCCAAAGGATGAAGGCGATGAATCCCTGGCACGCCCCGCGGATGCGCTCGTTGGCCTCGTCGTCCACGTAGAGCTGTCCCGCGATGAATAAGAAGTCGTAACACACCCCGTGCAGCAGAATCGCCGCGAAAATGAGCGACGAGGAGAGTCCGGAGGCGTGGACGCTGCCCGCCAGGAAAAAGTAGCGCAAGACCCAGGCGAGAATGCCAAGAAAGATCGTCTTCTTGTAACCCAGCCGGTGCAGCATGACGGGCAGCAGGAACATGAAGATCACGTCGGAGACCTGAGCCAGTGTCATTTTCCCCGCGATGCCCTCCCATTTCATCTCCGTGAGATAGATGCCCATCATCACGAAATAGAAGTAGAGCGGAACGCAGATCAGGAACATGCAGAGGATGAAAATCGCGAACGAGCGTTTCCGGAGCAGGGCCAGCGCGTCGAGGCCGAGCAGTTCTCCGACGCTCACGTTCGCGCCGGTCTTGCGCGGCGGGGTGTGCGGCAGCGTCAGCGCGAACCATCCGAAGAGGATCGAAACGCCGCCGCCCAGATACCACTGGATCGTGGTCTGCTCTCCCTTGAGCGCGCTCAAGGCGAGGCCGCCGGCAATCCAGCCGACGGCGGAAAAAAGTTTCACGCGGGGGAAATCGGTCTTCGCGTCGGCCAGATGATGCAGTGCCAGAGAATTGCCCAGCGCCAGCGTGGGCGCGTAAAGCGCGCAGTAGAGGATCAGTGCGGGATAGAACGAACCGAAGGTCGCGGCCTTGGGCAGTGCGCACATGACCAGGCCGCCCAAGACGCCCAGGACGGCAAGCATTTTTTCCGACGCCACGAAACGATCGGCGATCAACCCCAAGAAAAACGGCGAGATCATCGAGCCGATCGCGAACGCCCCGTAGGCCGCGCCAATTTCCTGCCCGCTGAACTTTAGCGCGGTGGCCAGATACGAGCCCATGCTGACGTACCAGGATCCCCAGATGAAATACTGGAGGAAGTTGAACGCGGAGAGTTTGATTTTCAGCGAGGTTTGCATCAGGGCGGGAATTCCGATGAGGCAAGCTGCTCCGGCGCTCCCGGGTTGAAGAAGTCCGCCGAACCGATGACGCCGCATGCCGCGAGCATGGCGTCGCTGAAGTGGCCGACCGAAGGGGCCCGACGAGCGTGTGGGGACGACGCCACCTGCCTGGCAGCATCTTCGCTCATGGCATGCGCCTCAGGTTGAACATTCTCGATGGGCCTGCGGGCCGGTTCAATCCCCAGTCCCGGGATGAGGACGCTGGATTGTTGCTGAAGGTTTTCGGTCTTCGTGCCGTTTCCTCAAGACTGCCGAACGTGGGAGGAAGGTTCCCGTCCGTCTGGAGGCGTTTCCTTTTGCGGGTTGATTGAGAATCTCGGGTCTGGAGTTGCTTTGGCCGGGGGACGGGGACCGATCAGCCCATGTTCATGCCGAGGAGGAATTCGATATTGGTCCGGTGCTTCTTGAGCTTGTTTAACAAGAGTTCCATGGCCTCCACGGGCGGGACGCCGGTGAGAGCGCGGCGGAGCATGACGACCCGGTTGTATTCCTCGGGATGATAGAGCAGTTCTTCTTTCCGCGTCCCGGAGACCTCGATGTTGATGGATGGGAAGATCCTGCGATCGACCAAGTGGCGGTCGAGGTGCACTTCCATGTTACCGGTGCCTTTGAATTCCTCAAAGATCACTTCGTCCATGCGCGAACCCGTGTCGACGAGGGCGGTGGCCATGATGGTGAGGGATCCGCCTTCCTCGATGTTGCGCGCGGCGCCGAAAAAGCGCTTGGGTTTGTGCAGCGCGTTGGCGTCCACGCCGCCGGAAAGGATTTTTCCGGAATGCGGCTGGACGGTGTTGTAGGCGCGGGCGAGCCGTGTGATGGAATCGAGCAGGATGACCACATCGCGATTGTGTTCGACCATGCGGCGTGCTTTTTCGATGACCATTTCCGCCACTTGCACGTGGCGCTCGGGGGGTTCGTCGAAGGTGGAGCTGATGACTTCGGCGGGTCGGCAGGTCCGCTCCATGTCGGTCACTTCCTCGGGGCGCTCATCGATGAGGAGGATGAAGAGATAAACCTGGGGGTCGTTCTTGATGATGGCGTTGGCCAGTTTCTGGAGCAGAACGGTTTTGCCCGTGCGAGGCGGGGCGACGATCAAGCCGCGGGTGCCTTTGCCGATGGGACAGACCAAGTCGAGAACGCGCGTGGAGAGTTCCTCCGCGCCCGTTTCGAGAATGAACCGGCGATTGGGGAAGAGCGGGGTGAGATTGTCGAAATGGGTTTTGTCTTTGGCGACGTCGGGATCCTTGTGATCCACCGTTTCGACTTTGAGCAGGGCGAAGAACCGTTCCTTCTCCTTGGGCGGGCGGATTTGACCGGAGATTAAATCACCTGTTTGCAGGTCGAAGCGGCGGATTTGCGAGGGAGAAACGTAGATGTCCTCAGGGCAGGGCAGGTAATTGAAGCTTTGAGACCGGAGGAAGCCGAACCCCTCCTGGAGGATTTCCAGGACTCCTTCGGCGTAGAGGGCTCCGCCGCGTTCGGCGTTTTTCTGAAGCATTTGGAAGATCACCTCGTGCTTCTTCATGGTGCCGACGTTTTCGATGCCCATGTCCTTGGCCATTTGGTTCAAGGCGGTCATGGTCATCGCCTGCAACTCGCTGATGTTGATGCGAGGAGCGTCGGGCGAGACTTTGAATTCTTCTTCTTCCGGTTCCTGGAATTCAACGGTCGGAACGCGTCCGGGACGGGGTCCTCGCGGAGGGGCACCCCGTTGATGCCGGTGTTGAGGCTGATTCTGTTTGGGGTGCCGGGGTTGGAATGGCTGGGAACGCCGGGGTTGATTCCTCCCGGGTCCGGGTTGTCCGTGCTCCTGACGGGGATGGGGTGGGGGCCTGTGCTCCCGGGGTCGTTCCGGGGCCATTCCGGAGGCTTCGGGCCGGGCTTCGTTGCTTTCGCGGGTTACGGGAGATTCAGCAGCGGGGGGGGGAGAGGGAGGGGGTGCGCTACGTTCTGGGCGTGGCTCGGGAGTTGGATCGCTCGCCGATGGCCTTCCCAAAGTGATATCTTGTTGGGAGGATGAAGCGGGGTTTTCGGAGGCGGATCCCGGGATGATGGTGGTGCCAATTCCCGGGCGCCATTCCTCAATGACTTCCCGTTCGGTGGATTCGATCTCGGGTTTCTCTTTGGCGCGCGGCTTGGCAGCGGCGGGTTTGCGGGGGACGCGGGGCATAATCTTTTAGGATCAAGTGTGCAAATTCAAATGTTCAAAAACTCTGACGAGGACTCCCCCACGGTCCAGATGGCATGCGCCTGCCCGGGCTCGGGAAGGGATCGATGTTTGACGCGGGACCGCTGGATAATCCGCGGCGGGGGGAGTCTTTCGATCAATACGGCAAGGGGTGCTTGGCCGTGAGTTCATGAACACGCTGGCGCACCTTGCGGCTGGTGTCAACATTTTTGATGTCGAGCAACACTTCGCTGATCATGTCCGCAATGGCGGCCATTTCCGTTTCCCGCATGCCGCGCGTGGTGACAGCGGGCGTGCCGAGGCGGACGCCGCTGGCCTGAAAGGGAGAACGGGTTTCGAACGGAATGGTGTTTTTATTGACCGTGATGCCTGCCAGATCCAGCGCGGCCTGGCATTCCTTTCCGGTTAGATTGCGAGCTCCGACATCGACGAGCATGAGGTGATTGTCGGTGCCGCCGCTGACCAGTCGAAAACCATTGCGGGCCATGCCGTCGGCCAAGGCGCAGGCATTGGCGAGGATTTGCTTTTGGTAATCGAGGAACGAGGGTTGAAGCGCCTCGTGGAAGCAAACGGCTTTGGCTGCGATGACGTGCATGAGGGGGCCGCCCTGAATGCCCGGGAAGGCCTGAGAATCGATTTCCTTGGCATATTTCGCCTTGCAGAGGACCAGTCCGCCGCGCGGACCCCGCAACGTCTTGTGCGTGGTGGTGGTCACGAAATCCGCGTGCTCCACCGGACTGGGATGCAGGCCGACGGCGACGAGGCCTGCGATGTGGGCGATGTCGGCCAGCAGAAAAGCGCCGTTGTCCCGGGCGATTCGCCCCATGCGTTCGAAATCGATCACGCGAGGGTAGGCGCTGGCCCCCACGGTGATCATGCGGGGCTTGTGCTCGGCGGCCATGCGGGCCAGCAAATCGTAATCGATGCGCTCCCGCTCCCGATCCACTCCGTAGTGAACCACTTCGAAGAATCGACCCGAGAAATTGGCCTTGTTGCCGTGGGTCAAATGACCTCCGTGGCTGAGATCCATCGTCAGCAACTTCTCCCCCGGCTTGAGCACCGCGAAGTAAACCGCCATGTTGGCGGAGCTGCCCGAGTGGGGCTGAACGTTGGCGTGCTCGGCTTTAAAGAGCTGTTTGGCCCTGTCGATGGCGAGTTGTTCGGCTTGATCGACAAACTCGCAGCCGCCGTACCATCGTTTGCCGGGATACCCTTCGGCGTATTTGTTGGTCAGCACCGATCCCTGCGCCTCCATGACGGCAAGGCTGGTGAAATTCTCGCTGGCGATCAGCTCGATGTTCTCCTGTTGCCGTTTGCGCTCCTCGCGGATGACGCCGGCGATTTCCCGGTCGGCGGCGGCCAGGGAAAGGGCAACGCCAGGACCTGACTCAAGCTTGCCGACGCGGCGATCGTGGCGTCCGCCCTCCTCCCCGGTGGACAGAAAAGCGTCGACCATGCGGCAGGCTTCCTCTGGCGACACGGTGGAAGCCCCGAGACACAGGACATTGGCATGGTTGTGCTGTCGGGCCAGGGCGGCCAGTTTTTCGGTCCAAGCCAGGGCGGCTCGGATCCCGGGGACCTTGTTGGCGGCGATGCTCATGCCGATGCCGCTCGAACAAACCAGGATCCCGAAGGCGTGTTTTCCGGCGGCGACGGCTTCGCCGACGCGCCGGGCGAAATCAGGGTAATCGACGGCATCCGCGGAAGTGGGGCCGAGGTCTTGGACCTCCACGCCACGGACGGCGAGGTGCGAGTGGAGTCGGGTTTTCAGGGCGAAGCCGGCGTGGTCAGCGGCCAGGGCAACGGACCCCGTCTGGCTCTGATGGCCTTGTGCGGATTGGGATTCCATCTTGGATTGTCGGATGAACTTGAGGATGCTGGAAAGGCTTTGTTCGATTTGGTCCCGGCACTCCGCATAGGTTCCGAAGGAACCACCGATCGGATCGGAAATATCCTTTTCGAATTCCTCCAGCGTTTCGTCGAAGTCGCGGAGCAGAAAGGTTTTCTCCGCCGCCTCGGGAAAGAGCGACACGATGGCGCGAAGATGTCCATGCGTCATGCCCAGGATCAGATGGGCTTGCTTGACCAGCTGGCCGGTAAGCATCCGGCTTCGGTGGCCGGTGATATCGATGCCCAGTTCGCGCAGCGCTTCCACGGCGTGCTGGCTGGGCCCGCAGCCGTCCATGGCGCTGACTCCCGCGGACAGGATTCGATAGTCCTCCTGGCCGCGCACCGCATGGCGGAAAAGCCCTTCCGCCATGGGACTGCGACAGATATTACCGGTGCAAACGAACAGGATGGTTTTCATCAACGGTCGAACAGTGGCCAAGAAGTTGGGCGCGGGTCGAGGAATCGTCAACGGCGAAATCCCCCCGAGCTGCGAGGGCCGTGCATCCTGAAGTTGTCGGTCGTGTGGCGCAGGCTGCTCAGCCTGCCGTATCGCCGACGGCCCGTCGGGTGAAGAACGAGGCCCTTCCATGCTCTCCACGCGCCGGGTTCCCTCCGTCGCCCCGCAGGCTGGGCAGGCTGCGCCACAGCAGACAGGGCTGTCGGCGTGACCACGCAACCCGGTCACCGACAACCTCTGGCTGCGTGCGTTATGATGGGGTCTTCCCCCTCAGAAACAATTTTTGTGGGTATCGAGAGCGTCGTCGAGCTTGTGCGGCGCCTGGAGCGTCCCTTAATCTCCGCGCGTCTCCTATCGAATCCCATGCAAGCTGAGGCATCGTCCGGCGGTGAGGGAACCCGGGAAGTCCGGTCCCTGCGCGACCTTTCCCCTGCCCAGTGGAAATCGGGCGCGGCGGCCTGGCTGGGCTGGTTGTTTGACGGCCTGGACATGCATCTTTACGGGCTCGTGGCGGCGCCTTTTGTGGCGCAGCTCCTGGACGTGGCGAGTCCCGCGGATGCGATGGTTCGGGAGAAAAGCTCGTGGATTCAGGCCGCGTTTCTGGTGGGTTGGGCGTTGGGGGGCGGGTTCTTCGGAAGGCTGGGGGATTTGATCGGGAGAAGCCGGGCGCTGTGCCTTACGATTTTGACCTACGCCTTGTTCACCGGACTTTCCTTTTTTGCGCAGACTTGGTGGCAATTGTTGATCTTTCGATTCATCACCGCGTTGGGCATCGGAGGCGAATGGGCGGTGGGCTCATCGCTCCTCTCTGAAACCTGGCCTAAGCGATGGCGTCCGTGGATCGCGGCCGTGTTGCAAACCGGGGTCAACCTCGGGGTGTTGCTGGCGTGCGCCACCGTTTTTTTGAGTGCACGCTATGAGGGTGCCATCGGGCAGCTCTTTTCCTCGATTTTGCCGGATCGATGGACGCCGGAGCACTGGTATCCCCGGTTCGTTTTTCTGGTGGGTGTGCTGCCTGCCTTTCTGGTGTTGTGGATTCGGAGGCATGTGCCTGAGCCGGAAGAGTGGCACGCGGCGAGGAGGAACGCGTCACGGGCCGCGCCGCCGGGCATCATGGACCTTTTCCGAGGGGAGATTTTGCGGACGACGCTCCTGACGATCGTGGTGTGTGCCACTTCGCTGACCGCTTGGTGGGCCTTCATGTTCTGGCATTCGCAGCATTTGAGGAATCTGCCCGAGCTGGCTTCGTGGGCGAGAGAACGGCGGGAGGAACTCGTCAGCACGGCCTTTTTTGTGGTGATCTCGTCTTCGATTGCCGGGAATTTCTTCGCGTCCTGGCTGGCGCGGCGCTGGGGCTATCGACGGGCCATTGCCCTGACGTGTTTGGGATTTCTGATCACCATGTCAGCCACCTTTATCCAGGATCGGCCGGCCCTGTCGTTGGTATGGTTTTGGTTTCCGGCGGTCGGATTCTTTTCGGGCGTTTTTGGATTGTTCACGATGTATTTGCCGCCTTTGTTTCCGACCTTGTTGCGCACGACGGGGGCTGGATTTTGTTATAACATCGGGCGGATTGTGTCCGCGTGCGGCGTGGTTTTTTCGGGAACGCTCTCGCGCGGAGGCGACTTCAAAACCACCCTGCTCTTCGCCAGCATGCTTTTCATTCCAGCGATGGTGGTGGCCGTCTGGCTGCCGGAGCCGGACGAGTTGAAGGCGTGACTTCGAACCCTGACATGATTCCGGACGAGAACTCGCCGCGCTCTCAGCGGGAGGGTTTCCGTGCCGTGATGACGCAACTGCGGGAAGCAAGCATGTCCAGCTGGTTGACGCGCCATACGA
Proteins encoded:
- a CDS encoding MFS transporter gives rise to the protein MRRHRFGGLLQPGSAGAACLIGIPALMQTSLKIKLSAFNFLQYFIWGSWYVSMGSYLATALKFSGQEIGAAYGAFAIGSMISPFFLGLIADRFVASEKMLAVLGVLGGLVMCALPKAATFGSFYPALILYCALYAPTLALGNSLALHHLADAKTDFPRVKLFSAVGWIAGGLALSALKGEQTTIQWYLGGGVSILFGWFALTLPHTPPRKTGANVSVGELLGLDALALLRKRSFAIFILCMFLICVPLYFYFVMMGIYLTEMKWEGIAGKMTLAQVSDVIFMFLLPVMLHRLGYKKTIFLGILAWVLRYFFLAGSVHASGLSSSLIFAAILLHGVCYDFLFIAGQLYVDDEANERIRGACQGFIAFILWGVGAFVGTMLSGKVLAMHGITDATGQVVGHHWREIWLTPAYLSVGVLVVFLLFFRDPSKQGNKSVR
- the rho gene encoding transcription termination factor Rho: MAPERPREHRPPPHPRQEHGQPGPGRNQPRRSQPFQPRHPKQNQPQHRHQRGAPPRGPRPGRVPTVEFQEPEEEEFKVSPDAPRINISELQAMTMTALNQMAKDMGIENVGTMKKHEVIFQMLQKNAERGGALYAEGVLEILQEGFGFLRSQSFNYLPCPEDIYVSPSQIRRFDLQTGDLISGQIRPPKEKERFFALLKVETVDHKDPDVAKDKTHFDNLTPLFPNRRFILETGAEELSTRVLDLVCPIGKGTRGLIVAPPRTGKTVLLQKLANAIIKNDPQVYLFILLIDERPEEVTDMERTCRPAEVISSTFDEPPERHVQVAEMVIEKARRMVEHNRDVVILLDSITRLARAYNTVQPHSGKILSGGVDANALHKPKRFFGAARNIEEGGSLTIMATALVDTGSRMDEVIFEEFKGTGNMEVHLDRHLVDRRIFPSINIEVSGTRKEELLYHPEEYNRVVMLRRALTGVPPVEAMELLLNKLKKHRTNIEFLLGMNMG
- the rpiB gene encoding ribose 5-phosphate isomerase B, with the protein product MKTILFVCTGNICRSPMAEGLFRHAVRGQEDYRILSAGVSAMDGCGPSQHAVEALRELGIDITGHRSRMLTGQLVKQAHLILGMTHGHLRAIVSLFPEAAEKTFLLRDFDETLEEFEKDISDPIGGSFGTYAECRDQIEQSLSSILKFIRQSKMESQSAQGHQSQTGSVALAADHAGFALKTRLHSHLAVRGVEVQDLGPTSADAVDYPDFARRVGEAVAAGKHAFGILVCSSGIGMSIAANKVPGIRAALAWTEKLAALARQHNHANVLCLGASTVSPEEACRMVDAFLSTGEEGGRHDRRVGKLESGPGVALSLAAADREIAGVIREERKRQQENIELIASENFTSLAVMEAQGSVLTNKYAEGYPGKRWYGGCEFVDQAEQLAIDRAKQLFKAEHANVQPHSGSSANMAVYFAVLKPGEKLLTMDLSHGGHLTHGNKANFSGRFFEVVHYGVDRERERIDYDLLARMAAEHKPRMITVGASAYPRVIDFERMGRIARDNGAFLLADIAHIAGLVAVGLHPSPVEHADFVTTTTHKTLRGPRGGLVLCKAKYAKEIDSQAFPGIQGGPLMHVIAAKAVCFHEALQPSFLDYQKQILANACALADGMARNGFRLVSGGTDNHLMLVDVGARNLTGKECQAALDLAGITVNKNTIPFETRSPFQASGVRLGTPAVTTRGMRETEMAAIADMISEVLLDIKNVDTSRKVRQRVHELTAKHPLPY
- a CDS encoding MFS transporter, with product MQAEASSGGEGTREVRSLRDLSPAQWKSGAAAWLGWLFDGLDMHLYGLVAAPFVAQLLDVASPADAMVREKSSWIQAAFLVGWALGGGFFGRLGDLIGRSRALCLTILTYALFTGLSFFAQTWWQLLIFRFITALGIGGEWAVGSSLLSETWPKRWRPWIAAVLQTGVNLGVLLACATVFLSARYEGAIGQLFSSILPDRWTPEHWYPRFVFLVGVLPAFLVLWIRRHVPEPEEWHAARRNASRAAPPGIMDLFRGEILRTTLLTIVVCATSLTAWWAFMFWHSQHLRNLPELASWARERREELVSTAFFVVISSSIAGNFFASWLARRWGYRRAIALTCLGFLITMSATFIQDRPALSLVWFWFPAVGFFSGVFGLFTMYLPPLFPTLLRTTGAGFCYNIGRIVSACGVVFSGTLSRGGDFKTTLLFASMLFIPAMVVAVWLPEPDELKA